A window of the Verminephrobacter eiseniae EF01-2 genome harbors these coding sequences:
- a CDS encoding PDR/VanB family oxidoreductase: MTPMDTRADTPMPLRIARITDVAQGIRSFDLVPADGAPLPPFTPGSHVRVQTPDGALRKYSLCNDAAERHRYVIAVKREPGGQGGSVSMHDAAHEGRILPTWPPDNAFALMAGARAYLFIAGGIGITPILSMIRCLGASPPAPWKLYYLTRSPETTAFADELRSAQWQRKVHIHHDHGDPLQSVDLWPALATPNSAHLYCCGPRALMESVRDMTGHWSPRHVHFESFDEGGRAQPDDQPFRIRLARSQRELEVPVGQSILATLRAHGCNAPSSCESGTCGTCRTTLLAGQAQHRDMVLLPEEMSGQIMICVSRAKSPLLVLDL; encoded by the coding sequence ATGACCCCGATGGACACCCGCGCCGACACACCCATGCCGCTGCGCATCGCCCGGATCACGGACGTTGCGCAGGGCATCCGCAGCTTCGATCTGGTGCCGGCCGACGGCGCGCCGCTGCCGCCGTTCACGCCGGGATCGCATGTCAGGGTGCAAACACCCGACGGCGCCCTGCGCAAGTATTCGCTGTGCAACGATGCGGCCGAGCGGCATCGCTATGTGATCGCGGTCAAACGCGAGCCAGGCGGGCAAGGCGGCTCGGTCAGCATGCATGACGCGGCGCATGAGGGCCGCATTTTGCCGACCTGGCCGCCGGACAACGCCTTTGCGCTGATGGCCGGCGCCCGGGCCTATCTGTTCATCGCGGGGGGCATCGGCATCACGCCGATCCTGTCCATGATCCGCTGCCTGGGCGCGTCGCCGCCCGCGCCCTGGAAGCTGTACTACCTGACCCGCTCGCCCGAAACCACCGCCTTCGCCGATGAACTGCGCAGCGCGCAATGGCAGCGCAAGGTGCATATCCACCACGACCACGGCGACCCCTTGCAGTCCGTCGATCTGTGGCCGGCGCTGGCGACGCCGAACAGCGCCCACCTCTACTGCTGCGGCCCGCGCGCACTGATGGAGTCGGTGCGCGACATGACCGGGCACTGGTCGCCGCGCCATGTGCACTTCGAGAGCTTCGACGAGGGCGGCCGCGCCCAGCCCGACGACCAGCCCTTCAGGATCCGGCTGGCCCGCTCGCAGCGCGAACTCGAAGTGCCGGTGGGCCAGTCGATCCTGGCCACGCTGCGCGCGCATGGCTGCAACGCGCCCTCCTCCTGCGAGAGCGGAACCTGCGGCACCTGCCGCACCACCTTGCTCGCCGGTCAGGCGCAGCACCGCGACATGGTGCTGCTGCCCGAGGAAATGTCCGGGCAGATCATGATTTGCGTATCGCGCGCCAAGTCGCCTCTGTTGGTGCTGGACCTGTGA
- a CDS encoding Gfo/Idh/MocA family protein: MSTAQRPIRLGVAGLGRAFTLMLPTLVQDSRVQLLAACDPRAAARAQFLRDFGAPAYPDIEGLAADPSVDAIYIASPHALHARHTCIAARHGKHVLVEKPMALTLAECDAMITACRAAGVQLIVGHCHSFDAPYAKARAIIAGGGVGPVRMIHALNYTDFLYRPRRPEELQTEAGGGVVFSQAAHQIDIVRLLAASAVTRVRAVTGAWDAQRPTEGAYSMLLWFETGAFASLGYSGYGHFDSDEWCDWTGEMGARKAQQDYGRARQRLARLHGRSDGAAEEARLKAASSYGGPDYRPAPAAAAAAHQHFGPVIVSCDLADLRPVPDGVWVYGDERRALVRLPAPAIPRHEVITELYAAIAQGVRPLHDGPWARATLEVCLALLQSAREDRDVTLARTSAGRAGR; the protein is encoded by the coding sequence GTGAGCACCGCGCAGCGTCCGATCCGGCTGGGCGTTGCCGGCCTGGGCCGCGCATTCACGCTGATGCTGCCCACCCTGGTGCAGGACAGCCGTGTGCAACTGCTGGCCGCCTGCGATCCACGCGCAGCGGCGCGGGCGCAGTTCCTGCGCGACTTCGGCGCACCGGCCTACCCGGACATCGAAGGCTTGGCCGCCGATCCATCGGTCGATGCCATCTACATCGCCAGCCCGCACGCGCTGCATGCGCGGCACACCTGCATCGCGGCCAGGCATGGCAAGCATGTGCTGGTCGAAAAACCGATGGCGCTCACGCTGGCCGAATGCGACGCAATGATCACGGCCTGCCGGGCGGCCGGCGTGCAACTCATCGTCGGCCATTGCCACAGCTTCGATGCGCCCTACGCCAAGGCGCGCGCGATCATTGCCGGCGGCGGCGTCGGCCCGGTGCGCATGATCCATGCGCTGAACTACACCGACTTTCTGTACCGCCCCCGCCGCCCCGAAGAACTGCAAACCGAGGCCGGCGGTGGCGTGGTCTTCAGCCAGGCGGCGCACCAGATCGACATCGTGCGGCTGCTGGCCGCAAGCGCCGTGACCCGGGTGCGTGCCGTCACCGGCGCCTGGGATGCGCAGCGGCCGACCGAGGGCGCCTACAGCATGCTGCTGTGGTTCGAGACCGGCGCCTTCGCCAGCCTGGGCTACAGCGGCTACGGGCATTTCGATTCCGACGAGTGGTGCGACTGGACCGGGGAGATGGGCGCCCGCAAGGCGCAGCAGGATTACGGGCGCGCACGCCAGAGGCTGGCGCGCCTGCATGGACGCAGCGACGGTGCCGCCGAAGAGGCGCGCCTGAAAGCGGCCAGCAGCTATGGCGGGCCCGACTACCGGCCAGCCCCGGCGGCCGCCGCCGCCGCGCACCAGCACTTCGGCCCTGTCATCGTCTCCTGCGACCTGGCCGACCTGCGGCCCGTTCCTGACGGGGTCTGGGTCTACGGCGACGAGCGGCGCGCGCTGGTTCGGCTCCCTGCGCCCGCGATACCGCGCCACGAGGTCATCACCGAGCTGTACGCCGCCATCGCGCAAGGTGTCCGCCCGCTGCACGACGGGCCATGGGCGCGCGCCACGCTGGAGGTCTGCCTGGCGCTGCTGCAATCGGCCCGCGAAGACCGCGACGTGACCTTGGCGCGCACCAGCGCCGGGCGTGCAGGCCGGTGA
- a CDS encoding M24 family metallopeptidase yields the protein MSIVAFDPSGGMWLSDTEPSFIDVDALRQGRLARLRAWMKQSDYGAVVLFDPYNQRYATGSRNMFGYFLRNSTRYFFIPAEGAIVLFEYPQSQHVSMALDTIAQARPSKLVWSAVSGKDDETAGPFADEIADLLRQHGGGSMRLGLDRCSHLQALALTRRGCEVRDCQGEILAVRAIKTQEEIKCLQVSMAGAEAAVAAVRAAIEPGVSENDLFAIMYHEVIRQGGEFIETRLLTSGQRTNPWFNEAGGRKIRPGELIALDTDTIGCYGYYSDFSRTFRCGPGKPTAEQKLLYRMAHDQVQHNIAIVQPGMAFREVAEKAWKIPERFVEQRYTSVMHGVGMHGETPFIAHAMDYQTYGCDGHLVPGMVLSVESYIGAKGGREGVKLEDEILITETGTELLSRFPYEDDFLSGGPG from the coding sequence ATGAGCATTGTTGCATTCGATCCCTCCGGCGGGATGTGGCTGTCCGATACCGAGCCTTCCTTCATCGACGTCGATGCCCTGCGCCAGGGCCGGCTGGCAAGGCTGCGCGCCTGGATGAAGCAGTCCGATTACGGCGCGGTGGTTCTTTTCGATCCCTACAACCAGCGTTATGCCACCGGTTCGCGCAATATGTTCGGGTATTTTCTGCGCAACTCGACGCGCTATTTTTTCATCCCCGCCGAAGGCGCCATCGTCCTTTTCGAGTATCCGCAGAGCCAGCATGTCTCGATGGCCCTCGACACGATAGCCCAGGCGCGGCCGTCGAAATTGGTCTGGTCCGCAGTATCCGGCAAGGACGATGAAACCGCCGGACCCTTTGCCGACGAAATCGCCGACCTGCTGCGCCAGCATGGCGGGGGATCGATGCGCCTGGGTCTGGACCGTTGCAGCCATTTGCAAGCCCTGGCGCTGACCAGGCGCGGCTGCGAGGTCCGCGATTGCCAGGGCGAGATACTGGCCGTTCGCGCCATCAAGACGCAAGAGGAGATCAAATGCCTGCAAGTATCGATGGCCGGCGCCGAAGCGGCGGTGGCGGCGGTACGCGCGGCCATCGAGCCGGGTGTTTCGGAGAATGATCTTTTCGCCATCATGTACCACGAGGTCATCCGGCAAGGCGGCGAATTCATTGAAACCCGGCTGCTGACTTCGGGGCAGCGCACCAACCCCTGGTTCAACGAAGCCGGCGGCCGGAAAATCCGGCCGGGCGAATTGATCGCCCTCGATACCGACACCATTGGTTGCTACGGTTATTACTCGGATTTTTCACGCACCTTCCGCTGCGGCCCGGGAAAACCCACGGCCGAGCAGAAATTGTTGTACCGGATGGCCCACGACCAAGTGCAGCACAACATTGCCATCGTGCAACCGGGAATGGCTTTCCGCGAGGTCGCAGAAAAAGCCTGGAAAATACCCGAGCGCTTCGTCGAGCAGCGCTATACGTCGGTGATGCATGGTGTCGGCATGCATGGCGAGACACCTTTCATCGCGCACGCAATGGATTATCAGACCTATGGCTGTGACGGGCATCTGGTTCCGGGCATGGTGCTTTCGGTGGAAAGCTATATCGGCGCGAAAGGCGGTCGCGAAGGGGTGAAGCTGGAAGACGAGATCCTGATCACGGAAACCGGCACCGAACTGCTGTCGCGTTTTCCTTATGAAGATGATTTTCTGAGCGGGGGGCCGGGATGA
- a CDS encoding Bug family tripartite tricarboxylate transporter substrate binding protein, translating into MKKRAFVQLLGAAAWTGPVALAQAQEPWPGRPIKVIVPVTAGGTADVLAREFGRRLGERLGQPVVVENRPGANGIPATLAVARAPADGYTLLLTLTQHIQNPVQFKDAGYDPIADFTPLCRIGAAATVLAARASLKVDSATELAQFAPGKGLTFGTTALGPQVILEVFNQSAKLEMLNVPYKGEAPALTDLLGGQIDMALLTVATARAHIQRGTLKGLAVIAPKRASSLPHVATFLEQGFKEVNWTGGWYAFMAPAKLPPAIAARLVQELRVIGEDAAMRKLFDELNITVNWMDGPEFQPVMKRDMELWRSLVQRSGVVIER; encoded by the coding sequence GTGAAAAAACGCGCTTTCGTCCAACTGCTGGGGGCTGCGGCCTGGACCGGGCCGGTCGCGCTGGCGCAGGCCCAGGAGCCGTGGCCCGGCCGCCCGATCAAGGTCATCGTTCCGGTGACCGCCGGCGGCACGGCCGATGTCCTGGCGCGTGAATTTGGCCGGCGGCTCGGCGAACGCTTGGGGCAGCCGGTGGTGGTGGAAAACCGGCCTGGCGCCAACGGCATTCCGGCCACGCTGGCGGTGGCGCGCGCACCCGCCGATGGCTACACGCTGCTGCTGACGCTGACCCAGCATATCCAGAACCCGGTGCAGTTCAAGGACGCAGGCTATGACCCGATCGCCGATTTCACGCCGCTGTGCCGCATCGGTGCGGCGGCGACCGTGCTGGCGGCCCGCGCCAGCCTGAAGGTCGACTCCGCGACCGAGTTGGCGCAGTTCGCGCCCGGCAAAGGGCTTACCTTCGGCACCACGGCGCTCGGCCCCCAGGTCATTTTGGAGGTGTTCAACCAGTCGGCCAAGCTGGAGATGCTCAACGTGCCCTACAAGGGCGAAGCGCCGGCACTGACCGACCTGCTCGGTGGCCAGATCGACATGGCGCTGCTGACGGTGGCCACGGCACGCGCGCATATCCAGCGCGGCACGCTCAAGGGACTGGCGGTGATTGCGCCCAAGCGCGCGTCTTCGCTGCCGCATGTGGCCACGTTCCTGGAGCAGGGTTTCAAGGAGGTCAACTGGACCGGCGGCTGGTACGCCTTCATGGCGCCGGCCAAGCTGCCGCCCGCAATCGCCGCCCGGCTGGTGCAGGAACTGCGCGTCATTGGCGAGGATGCGGCCATGCGCAAGCTGTTCGACGAGCTGAACATCACGGTCAACTGGATGGACGGCCCGGAGTTTCAGCCGGTGATGAAGCGCGACATGGAACTGTGGCGCTCGCTGGTGCAGCGCTCGGGCGTGGTGATCGAGCGATGA
- a CDS encoding long-chain-fatty-acid--CoA ligase → MNTEPQALDAGPPSTMMDDDLSLNLLLERAGQLFGSSTLVSRLPDKSLTRHSYAQWYRRTRALAAALQGLGVRKGERVATLCWNHHAHLECYFAVPAAGAVLHTLNLRLSPAEIGWIAADGGARVLIVDDILLPLYRQFAHLCRFEQVVVFAFSGAPVAPDGLDYEQLLRAADGAAFRYVPHCERDPVAMCYTSGTTGRPKGVVYSHRSAMLHTLTACLPDYWNLRGEDVVLPVTPMFHANSWGIPYGAVMLGCKLVFPGPHLHAPDLMDLMTEEQPTFALGVPTIWMGIAQGYSAAQDPAHPDHGRWRLPPGMRSIVGGAAVPESLIRTLATQGLGIVQGWGMTETSPLATVSYLKPELRAASADERYRRAAMAGVPLPLVQLRLQREDGSLAPWDGQSPGEIQVRGPYITGSYAGIGSPPDNFTPDGWLRTGDVGHCDAHGYLCLTDRTKDLIKSGGEWISSMQLENALMGHPAVAEAAVVAIPDQRWSERPLACVVLQPARQATPEQLNRHLGEQGFSKWQWPERYEFMDAIPKTATGKFWKLRLRELFPA, encoded by the coding sequence ATGAACACCGAACCCCAAGCCCTGGACGCAGGCCCACCGTCCACGATGATGGACGACGATTTGTCGCTCAACCTGCTGCTGGAACGGGCCGGCCAACTGTTCGGCAGCAGCACCCTGGTCTCGCGCCTGCCGGACAAATCGCTGACGCGGCACAGCTACGCCCAGTGGTACCGGCGCACCCGGGCGCTGGCGGCCGCATTGCAGGGCCTGGGCGTGCGCAAGGGCGAGCGCGTGGCCACGCTGTGCTGGAACCACCATGCGCATCTGGAGTGCTACTTCGCCGTTCCCGCAGCGGGCGCGGTGCTGCACACGCTCAATTTGCGCCTGTCGCCCGCCGAGATCGGCTGGATCGCCGCCGATGGCGGCGCCCGCGTGCTGATCGTCGACGACATTTTGCTGCCGCTGTACCGGCAGTTTGCCCATCTGTGCCGCTTCGAGCAGGTGGTGGTGTTTGCGTTCTCGGGCGCGCCGGTGGCTCCCGATGGCCTGGACTACGAGCAACTGCTGCGCGCCGCCGATGGCGCCGCCTTCCGGTATGTGCCGCACTGCGAGCGCGACCCGGTCGCCATGTGCTACACCTCGGGCACGACGGGCCGGCCCAAAGGCGTGGTCTACTCGCACCGCTCGGCCATGCTCCACACCCTGACGGCCTGCCTGCCGGACTACTGGAACCTGCGCGGGGAGGATGTCGTGCTGCCGGTCACGCCGATGTTCCATGCCAATAGCTGGGGCATTCCATACGGCGCAGTCATGCTCGGCTGCAAACTGGTGTTCCCCGGGCCGCACCTGCATGCGCCAGACCTGATGGATTTGATGACCGAAGAGCAGCCGACCTTTGCGCTCGGCGTGCCAACCATCTGGATGGGCATCGCCCAGGGCTACAGCGCCGCGCAAGACCCCGCCCATCCCGACCATGGCCGCTGGCGGCTGCCCCCGGGCATGCGCTCGATCGTCGGCGGAGCGGCGGTGCCCGAGTCCCTGATCCGCACGCTGGCCACGCAGGGACTGGGGATCGTGCAGGGCTGGGGCATGACCGAGACCTCGCCGCTGGCCACCGTGTCCTACCTCAAGCCCGAGTTGCGCGCAGCCTCGGCAGACGAGCGCTACCGGCGCGCGGCCATGGCCGGCGTGCCCTTGCCGCTGGTGCAATTGCGGCTGCAGCGCGAGGACGGCAGCCTGGCGCCCTGGGACGGGCAAAGCCCCGGCGAGATCCAGGTGCGCGGCCCCTACATCACTGGCTCGTATGCGGGCATTGGCTCGCCGCCGGACAACTTCACCCCCGATGGCTGGCTGCGCACCGGCGATGTCGGCCACTGCGATGCCCATGGCTACTTGTGCCTGACCGACCGGACCAAGGACCTGATCAAGTCGGGCGGCGAATGGATCAGCTCGATGCAACTGGAGAACGCGCTGATGGGACACCCGGCAGTGGCCGAGGCCGCCGTCGTGGCCATTCCCGACCAGCGCTGGAGCGAGCGGCCGCTGGCCTGCGTGGTGCTCCAGCCCGCGCGCCAGGCCACGCCAGAGCAGTTGAACCGGCATTTGGGCGAGCAGGGCTTCAGCAAGTGGCAGTGGCCCGAGCGCTACGAATTCATGGACGCCATTCCCAAGACCGCCACCGGCAAGTTCTGGAAACTGCGGCTGCGCGAGCTATTTCCGGCCTGA
- a CDS encoding alpha/beta fold hydrolase, with amino-acid sequence MSSRLLCATYWRASWIRFREPVAAFAQCQPLLLDSHDGVQVRGLHWTPRSNPRPRVAVIAAHPRVDFSQHYAFPALLRAGYACVGANLRSINNDLNCVHEQLLIDLAAYVCWLRDACGVQQVVWLGNSGGATLGCFYQQQAKARPSDRLRHTPAGRPVPLADVVMPPFDAMMITAAHTGQGLVLNETIDPSVVDEHNPMLTDPSLDMYDPANGFRPAPQWTQYDAGFLRRYRQKQLERVARIDALAHALIAERSRGESLCDWPGFEQAPLPLQRAAIAQATFTPVIATYRTMANPHYVDIGIDPSGRGYGSLLSDRPDIMNFQLLGFGRLQTPDAWLSTWSGLSSNASMAKTAPAVTEPVVVVHAGRDLDVYPRTHTQTIIDALASSDKSLLEFPRRLHYFEPEGDEPPNAGALEQMNQLLPWLQERCPP; translated from the coding sequence ATGAGTTCCCGTTTGCTTTGCGCCACCTACTGGCGCGCCAGTTGGATCCGCTTTCGCGAGCCCGTCGCCGCATTCGCGCAATGCCAGCCCCTGCTATTGGACAGCCACGACGGCGTGCAGGTGCGGGGCTTGCACTGGACGCCCCGCTCCAACCCCAGGCCCCGGGTGGCGGTGATCGCGGCCCATCCGCGGGTGGACTTCTCGCAGCACTATGCCTTTCCTGCGCTGCTGCGCGCCGGCTACGCTTGCGTCGGCGCCAACCTGCGCTCCATCAACAACGACCTGAACTGCGTGCACGAGCAGTTGCTCATCGACCTGGCGGCCTATGTCTGCTGGTTGCGCGACGCCTGCGGCGTGCAGCAGGTGGTCTGGCTCGGCAACTCGGGCGGCGCAACGCTCGGGTGCTTCTACCAGCAGCAGGCCAAGGCCAGGCCGTCCGATCGGCTGCGCCACACACCGGCCGGCCGGCCGGTGCCGTTGGCCGATGTCGTGATGCCGCCGTTCGACGCGATGATGATCACCGCCGCCCACACCGGACAGGGGCTGGTGCTCAACGAAACCATCGACCCGTCGGTGGTCGACGAGCACAACCCGATGCTGACCGATCCGTCGCTGGACATGTACGACCCGGCCAACGGTTTCAGGCCCGCGCCGCAATGGACGCAATACGACGCCGGGTTTCTGCGGCGCTACCGCCAAAAGCAGCTCGAACGGGTGGCGCGGATCGACGCGCTGGCGCATGCGCTGATCGCCGAACGCAGCCGTGGCGAGAGCCTGTGCGATTGGCCGGGTTTCGAGCAGGCGCCGCTGCCGCTGCAGCGCGCCGCCATCGCGCAGGCGACCTTCACCCCGGTCATCGCAACCTACCGCACCATGGCCAACCCGCACTATGTGGATATCGGCATCGACCCCAGCGGGCGCGGCTACGGCAGCTTGCTGAGCGACCGGCCCGACATCATGAACTTCCAGTTGCTCGGCTTTGGCCGGTTGCAAACGCCCGACGCCTGGTTGTCCACCTGGTCGGGCCTGAGCAGCAATGCCAGCATGGCCAAGACCGCCCCGGCCGTGACCGAGCCGGTGGTCGTCGTGCACGCCGGCCGCGACCTGGACGTGTATCCGCGCACCCACACGCAAACCATCATCGATGCGCTGGCCAGCAGCGACAAGAGCCTGCTGGAGTTTCCCCGCAGACTGCACTACTTCGAGCCCGAAGGCGACGAGCCGCCCAATGCCGGCGCGCTCGAGCAGATGAACCAATTGCTACCCTGGCTGCAGGAGCGTTGCCCGCCATGA
- a CDS encoding GlxA family transcriptional regulator, with protein sequence MAFSAIIEPLRAANTLSGEPCYSWVTVSPGQDRIHASNGICIEPDFAACDAPTVDRIVVCSGGNADHLVAGDETAWIRRNLLAGARLGAVADAAFFLARRGLLDGHACTLHWTSQPAFRETFPGLDMRPDLYVIDQNRFTSAGGVGSLDMMIEIIARDYGPELSVQVAQWYVHSPLRPDADRRMLALRIRTGILDDLVLRAIALMEDSVEELLRMDALARRLGISADKLERAFKAELSMSPNRYYRSLRLRRAADMLTHSGLPVNEVALACGFANPANFSRAFKDHFGCLPKDVRKRKSVSGESPRPVTAIRQG encoded by the coding sequence ATGGCATTCAGCGCCATCATCGAGCCGCTGCGCGCTGCCAACACCCTCTCGGGCGAGCCGTGCTATTCCTGGGTCACCGTCAGTCCCGGCCAGGACAGGATCCATGCGTCCAACGGTATCTGCATCGAACCGGATTTCGCGGCCTGCGACGCGCCAACCGTCGATCGCATCGTCGTGTGCTCCGGCGGCAATGCCGACCATCTCGTCGCGGGCGACGAAACGGCCTGGATTCGCCGCAACCTGCTGGCCGGCGCCCGGCTGGGCGCAGTTGCCGATGCGGCCTTTTTCCTGGCCCGGCGGGGGCTGCTCGATGGCCATGCCTGCACGCTGCATTGGACCAGCCAGCCGGCCTTTCGCGAGACCTTTCCCGGGCTGGACATGCGCCCCGATCTTTATGTCATCGACCAGAACCGCTTCACATCGGCAGGCGGCGTCGGCAGTCTGGACATGATGATCGAGATCATTGCCCGGGACTACGGGCCTGAACTCTCGGTGCAGGTGGCCCAATGGTATGTCCACAGCCCGCTGCGCCCGGATGCCGATCGCCGCATGCTGGCGCTGCGCATCAGGACCGGGATCCTGGACGATTTGGTGCTCAGGGCGATCGCGCTGATGGAGGATTCGGTCGAGGAGTTGCTGCGCATGGATGCGCTGGCCCGGCGGCTGGGTATTTCGGCGGACAAACTGGAGCGTGCTTTCAAAGCCGAACTGTCGATGTCCCCGAACCGGTACTACAGGAGTCTGCGCCTGCGCCGGGCCGCCGATATGCTGACCCATTCCGGGTTGCCGGTGAACGAGGTGGCCCTGGCCTGCGGCTTCGCCAATCCGGCCAATTTTTCCCGGGCTTTCAAAGACCATTTCGGCTGCCTGCCCAAGGATGTGCGCAAGCGCAAATCCGTCTCGGGCGAATCGCCGCGCCCGGTCACGGCCATCCGCCAGGGCTGA
- a CDS encoding MarR family winged helix-turn-helix transcriptional regulator has protein sequence MARLTAAREAEISTRLLKHWHETVPNDRMAHLVKDAARGFLRSLQLRLATQGVSLGHWSFLRILWEQDGLTQRALSQEAGVMGSTTLIALRAMESLGYIRRAQMAGNRKNMYVFLTPSGRALKQKLVPLAEEVNRLALRGLDEAAIATTRRSLLVMLDNLARDNLLAHAQAGDRAP, from the coding sequence ATGGCCAGACTCACAGCGGCGCGTGAAGCCGAAATCTCCACCCGATTGCTTAAGCATTGGCACGAAACGGTGCCGAACGACCGCATGGCGCATCTGGTCAAGGACGCCGCCCGCGGCTTCCTGCGGTCGCTGCAACTGCGGCTGGCCACACAGGGTGTGTCGCTCGGGCACTGGAGCTTTTTGCGCATCCTCTGGGAGCAAGATGGCCTGACGCAGCGCGCGCTCAGCCAGGAAGCGGGCGTGATGGGGTCGACCACGCTGATCGCGCTGCGTGCGATGGAGTCCCTGGGCTACATCCGGCGCGCGCAGATGGCCGGCAACCGCAAGAACATGTATGTCTTTCTCACCCCGTCCGGCAGGGCGTTGAAGCAGAAGCTGGTGCCGCTGGCCGAGGAGGTCAACCGCCTGGCACTGCGCGGCCTGGACGAGGCGGCCATCGCCACCACGCGCCGCAGCCTGCTCGTGATGCTGGACAACCTGGCCCGCGACAACCTGCTGGCGCACGCGCAGGCCGGCGACCGCGCGCCGTAG
- a CDS encoding SDR family oxidoreductase: MSLHGKTAFVTGAGSGIGQATAMAFAQAGAWVLLVDRDESALAGALAALRQGGGQGATMVCDVRQGDAVRAAVACAVQQRGALDCAVNAAGVEGASKTLLDEDEALFEQVMDINLRGVWHCLRAQIGQMLSQRAGGAIVNIASAAGLVGSRRCAAYSASKHGVLGLTRSAALQYGGQRVRINAVCPAGVSTDMARRIVSSAGQDMAGGGRNYPLGRYSTPQEIASGALWLCSEGAASTTGAVLSMDCGFTAA, encoded by the coding sequence ATGAGCCTGCACGGCAAGACGGCCTTCGTCACCGGGGCCGGTTCGGGCATTGGCCAGGCCACGGCCATGGCGTTCGCGCAGGCCGGCGCCTGGGTGCTGCTGGTCGATCGTGACGAAAGCGCATTGGCCGGCGCGCTGGCCGCGCTGCGCCAGGGCGGCGGCCAGGGTGCGACGATGGTCTGCGATGTCCGACAGGGCGATGCGGTCCGCGCGGCCGTCGCCTGCGCCGTGCAGCAGCGCGGCGCGCTGGACTGCGCCGTCAACGCGGCGGGCGTCGAAGGCGCCAGCAAGACCTTGCTGGACGAGGACGAAGCGCTGTTCGAGCAGGTCATGGACATCAACCTGCGCGGGGTCTGGCACTGCCTGCGCGCCCAGATCGGGCAGATGCTGAGCCAGCGCGCGGGCGGGGCCATCGTCAACATCGCTTCGGCAGCGGGGCTGGTCGGCTCCAGGCGCTGCGCCGCTTATTCGGCATCCAAGCATGGCGTGCTGGGTTTGACGCGCAGCGCCGCATTGCAGTACGGCGGCCAGCGGGTCCGCATCAATGCCGTCTGCCCTGCCGGCGTCAGCACCGACATGGCGCGCCGCATCGTCTCCTCGGCCGGCCAGGACATGGCCGGCGGCGGCCGCAACTACCCGTTGGGCCGCTACAGCACGCCGCAGGAGATCGCCTCCGGCGCGCTGTGGCTCTGCTCCGAGGGCGCAGCCTCGACCACCGGCGCCGTGCTGTCCATGGACTGCGGCTTTACTGCGGCATAG
- a CDS encoding isochorismatase family protein gives MKKPLRIGRGQIGALFIDFQEEHRQDARYLVEHYGAVLANAGRLHAAARRNAAPVYHCAYVVDMAEFSAALHPVQPDGRSAFSDKNDPLTAVCHEVAPGPNERLLVKNQASAFGAGSVLGAQLKAAGMPWLAVCGVWTEACVAASVQDAIRLGLRVLLVKDACGSGSGAMHQTGILNLANRLYGGAVVDTGAACRLLDGQTVDAWQVQGAVPLRYTWADAAELYRAL, from the coding sequence ATGAAAAAGCCGCTGCGCATCGGGCGCGGCCAGATCGGCGCCCTGTTCATCGATTTTCAGGAGGAGCATCGGCAGGATGCGCGCTATCTGGTCGAGCATTATGGCGCGGTGCTGGCCAATGCCGGGCGGCTGCACGCTGCGGCGCGGCGCAACGCGGCGCCTGTGTATCACTGCGCTTATGTCGTCGACATGGCCGAGTTCAGTGCGGCATTGCACCCGGTTCAGCCCGACGGCAGGTCTGCCTTTAGCGACAAGAATGATCCGCTGACAGCGGTTTGCCACGAAGTGGCTCCCGGGCCGAACGAGCGCTTGCTGGTCAAAAATCAGGCCAGCGCCTTTGGCGCCGGCTCGGTGCTCGGCGCGCAATTGAAGGCGGCCGGCATGCCATGGCTGGCCGTCTGCGGTGTCTGGACCGAAGCCTGCGTCGCGGCCAGCGTGCAAGACGCCATCCGCCTGGGCCTGCGCGTGCTTTTGGTCAAGGACGCCTGCGGCAGCGGCTCCGGCGCGATGCACCAGACAGGGATATTGAACCTGGCCAACCGGCTCTACGGCGGCGCGGTGGTCGACACCGGCGCGGCGTGCCGCCTGCTCGATGGGCAGACCGTGGATGCCTGGCAGGTTCAGGGCGCGGTTCCGCTGCGCTACACCTGGGCCGATGCGGCGGAACTTTATCGGGCACTGTGA